A genomic region of Candidatus Dormiibacterota bacterium contains the following coding sequences:
- a CDS encoding serine hydrolase domain-containing protein → MVHGSVDPGFEEVREEFTRNFADRGELGAACAVYQRGRKVVDLWGGSRNAAGEPWEEDTLVLVYSVTKGLSAMAMAVAHSQGLLEYERTVASYWPEFAQNGKQDITVRQLLSHQAGLPVSQRFDAAQLADPDFVAQALAQQRPAWKPGAYHGYHAFSLGLYESELLRRVDPQHRTLGRFFQDEVAAPLGLEFYIGLPTEIPTSRVAEIQSFSMLRLLTAMNTMPKGLVLGMMWPGSLTAQTFRGNLKVSSPTEFITKGYHRIEHPSVNGIGLVRSIAKAYGVFATGGQELKIRPETLDAVTAPAAPPSAGLRDRIIHIDISYSIGFAKPTKVLRFGSSERAFGFPGSGGAFAYADPDLELGYAYAPNRFAYRFFDDPREKALRDAVHRSVSRISGQVRPRTARDDAPGYQSH, encoded by the coding sequence ATGGTGCACGGTAGCGTGGATCCCGGGTTTGAAGAGGTCCGCGAGGAATTTACTCGGAACTTCGCGGACCGCGGGGAATTGGGCGCTGCCTGCGCCGTCTATCAGCGAGGCCGCAAGGTAGTCGATCTCTGGGGCGGTTCTCGCAATGCCGCGGGCGAACCGTGGGAAGAGGACACCTTGGTGCTGGTCTACTCGGTCACCAAAGGCCTTTCCGCCATGGCGATGGCCGTGGCGCACTCGCAGGGCCTGCTGGAATACGAGCGAACGGTTGCCAGCTACTGGCCCGAGTTTGCCCAGAACGGCAAGCAGGACATCACGGTGCGCCAGCTGCTAAGCCATCAGGCCGGACTGCCGGTGAGCCAGCGATTCGATGCGGCTCAGCTGGCCGACCCGGACTTCGTGGCCCAAGCTCTTGCCCAGCAGCGACCAGCCTGGAAACCCGGAGCCTACCACGGCTATCATGCCTTCAGCCTCGGTCTTTATGAGAGCGAGCTGCTTCGTCGCGTCGATCCGCAGCACCGTACCCTTGGGCGCTTCTTCCAGGACGAGGTAGCCGCTCCACTTGGGCTGGAGTTCTACATCGGCTTGCCGACGGAGATTCCCACGTCGCGAGTTGCCGAAATCCAGTCGTTTAGCATGCTGCGCCTGCTCACGGCGATGAACACCATGCCAAAAGGACTGGTGCTCGGAATGATGTGGCCCGGGTCGTTGACCGCTCAGACGTTTCGTGGCAACCTGAAAGTAAGCAGCCCCACCGAATTCATCACGAAGGGCTACCACCGTATCGAGCACCCTTCCGTAAACGGGATCGGCCTGGTTCGAAGCATCGCCAAAGCGTATGGCGTCTTCGCGACCGGAGGTCAGGAACTGAAGATCCGGCCGGAGACGCTCGACGCTGTCACGGCCCCGGCTGCGCCGCCATCGGCCGGCCTAAGAGACCGGATCATCCACATTGACATCTCCTACTCAATCGGATTCGCCAAGCCAACGAAGGTCCTCCGCTTTGGAAGCAGCGAGCGCGCCTTTGGCTTCCCTGGTTCAGGAGGAGCGTTCGCATACGCTGATCCTGACCTCGAGCTTGGCTACGCCTACGCGCCGAACCGATTCGCATACCGTTTCTTCGACGATCCGCGCGAGAAGGCGTTACGCGATGCCGTGCACCGCTCGGTCAGTCGCATATCGGGACAAGTCCGGCCTCGAACCGCGCGCGATGACGCTCCCGGTTACCAGTCGCACTGA
- a CDS encoding SRPBCC family protein, with amino-acid sequence MQFTNHVVIDRPVSEVFAFVSNFENMPKWNYFVVETTNESAAAQGVGTTYRQRRKSDEQHYVVTEYEQDRRVAVRTVPPSADLEMRFSFEPAGRGTRLTDEWQLRTGLPGWLEELARDVSARPSDRIWPN; translated from the coding sequence ATGCAATTCACGAACCACGTGGTAATCGACCGGCCGGTCTCGGAGGTGTTCGCCTTCGTCTCCAACTTCGAGAACATGCCCAAGTGGAATTACTTCGTCGTCGAGACGACAAACGAATCAGCCGCCGCCCAGGGGGTGGGCACGACCTATCGTCAGCGGCGGAAGAGCGATGAGCAGCATTACGTCGTGACGGAGTACGAGCAGGATCGCCGCGTCGCGGTCCGGACGGTCCCGCCCTCAGCTGATCTCGAGATGCGTTTCAGCTTCGAGCCGGCCGGCAGGGGCACCCGATTGACGGACGAATGGCAGCTCCGCACGGGCTTGCCCGGCTGGTTAGAGGAATTGGCGCGGGACGTGTCAGCTCGGCCGTCCGACAGAATCTGGCCAAACTGA
- a CDS encoding N-acyl homoserine lactonase family protein — protein MMSTLTAVSRPEQTTTGAVKAVSVVSTGTVEIHPEQPVGTWKPLYWWLLTSRKWTAPLPINAYVIEHSKGLVLFDTGQDRASVTDKSYFPGGVEGYLYGRLTRFHIGEEDTLVAQLGTLGYSTSDVNLAILSHLHEDHIGGLPELAKTDLLVAKAEWEELSKAAPEARGFLRKHIEIPGLKWRQIGFDSTDDPSLAPFAKSLDVMGDGSLVLLPTPGHTAGSMSMLVRRGKQSPLLLVGDLTYGADILDRGDVPGVGVKRQLRASSEMVLALKEHMPDLVVLPAHDPTAAHRLLES, from the coding sequence ATGATGAGCACGTTAACCGCAGTATCCAGGCCGGAGCAGACCACGACCGGCGCGGTCAAAGCGGTATCGGTGGTCAGTACCGGAACTGTCGAGATTCATCCAGAACAGCCTGTTGGGACGTGGAAGCCGCTGTACTGGTGGCTGCTGACGTCACGCAAATGGACGGCGCCCCTACCGATCAACGCCTACGTGATCGAGCATTCCAAAGGTCTCGTCCTCTTCGACACCGGGCAGGACCGCGCCTCGGTGACGGACAAGTCGTACTTCCCAGGTGGTGTAGAGGGATACCTCTACGGCCGCCTTACCCGGTTTCACATCGGCGAAGAGGACACGCTCGTCGCCCAGCTCGGGACGCTCGGGTACTCAACCAGCGATGTCAATCTGGCGATCCTTTCTCACCTGCATGAGGATCACATCGGTGGGCTTCCAGAACTGGCGAAGACCGACCTCCTGGTTGCCAAGGCCGAATGGGAAGAACTCTCGAAGGCGGCGCCCGAAGCCCGCGGCTTCCTCCGCAAGCACATCGAAATCCCGGGATTGAAGTGGCGCCAGATTGGTTTTGACTCGACAGACGATCCGTCCCTGGCACCCTTTGCGAAGTCGCTTGACGTGATGGGCGACGGCTCGCTTGTCCTGCTGCCCACACCCGGCCACACGGCTGGCTCGATGTCGATGCTCGTTCGGCGCGGGAAGCAGTCGCCGCTTCTGCTCGTGGGTGATCTCACGTACGGCGCCGACATTCTCGATCGGGGCGACGTTCCGGGGGTCGGTGTCAAGCGTCAGCTTCGGGCAAGCAGCGAGATGGTGCTGGCGCTGAAAGAGCACATGCCCGACCTGGTGGTCCTGCCGGCCCACGACCCGACCGCCGCGCATCGCCTGCTGGAAAGTTAA
- a CDS encoding Crp/Fnr family transcriptional regulator, whose amino-acid sequence MARSFLGKLPAGVVRDLTAEGERVDYPAGTLVYHEGSTPRAALVIAGLVRVYMSSPEGRQVTVRYGRPADFLGMPVILGGPVNLSAQALEASSLFRVNPRILTAAAQADARVAWAIADELNQRLRETLQQTAINAFGSVKQRVAVQLLDLASMQQRPAGRLAARVSQQELADAVGSVREVVARVLRDLRLAGIVATSADRILILDPARLHAESGQALGV is encoded by the coding sequence GTGGCTCGCAGCTTTCTGGGGAAGCTACCTGCGGGTGTCGTTCGTGACCTGACAGCCGAGGGGGAGCGCGTTGACTATCCGGCTGGCACCCTCGTCTACCACGAAGGTTCAACCCCGAGAGCGGCCTTGGTCATCGCTGGATTGGTCCGGGTCTACATGAGCTCGCCCGAGGGTCGGCAGGTTACGGTTCGATATGGGCGGCCTGCCGACTTCCTCGGCATGCCGGTGATTTTGGGAGGACCGGTCAACCTCAGCGCGCAAGCGCTCGAGGCGTCTAGCCTCTTCCGCGTCAATCCCCGAATACTGACGGCCGCCGCCCAGGCGGATGCGCGGGTCGCGTGGGCGATCGCGGATGAGCTCAACCAGCGCCTCCGCGAGACTCTCCAGCAGACGGCGATCAATGCGTTTGGCTCGGTCAAGCAGCGGGTTGCCGTCCAGCTTCTCGACCTCGCCTCCATGCAGCAGCGGCCGGCGGGCCGGCTCGCCGCTCGGGTTTCTCAACAAGAGCTGGCCGACGCGGTCGGCTCCGTACGTGAGGTGGTCGCACGAGTCCTGCGCGATCTCCGGCTTGCAGGAATCGTGGCGACCTCGGCTGATCGGATCCTGATTCTCGATCCGGCTCGGCTTCACGCTGAATCTGGCCAGGCTCTGGGCGTGTGA
- a CDS encoding DinB family protein translates to MRTIYSRRATAVAEQFVTSTEFLAGILEGLSDEEWRAPVPSDARTVGVLARHLADTPAVFIEIARSVSAGGKLPTWDAVNEWNAQAAKTHADCRQAETIQALREAAKASVEAISQFTDEQLDVTTQNAAGQTRSVTDLLHHFTVEHTLQHTSDIERALIDAKEPAAIHQTSSTSGTPSPTHPNGKGRKGMLRLVVTGETDEGKSVFVSDRKVDPVTVAAMPNTEFYRLWGSDDSVQLPSSGNVPSFRTLFPPATGFRFAVMTLGPDQTTMPPDFDAEAAMAEMQEKLPGAAEWMDFQHPGMHRTDTVDVVVVLSGEIWLELDNGKEAHLKAGDCVVQNGTRHAWRNKSSAPCTFAGTLIGAERRS, encoded by the coding sequence ATGAGGACGATCTACTCGCGGCGAGCGACGGCCGTGGCCGAACAGTTCGTGACCAGTACGGAGTTCCTCGCGGGCATCCTCGAAGGCCTGAGCGACGAGGAGTGGCGCGCTCCGGTTCCATCCGATGCCCGAACCGTAGGGGTCCTCGCGCGACACCTGGCCGATACACCTGCGGTCTTTATCGAGATCGCCCGATCGGTGAGCGCTGGGGGAAAGCTCCCGACCTGGGACGCCGTCAACGAGTGGAACGCCCAGGCGGCGAAGACGCACGCAGATTGTCGTCAAGCCGAAACCATTCAGGCTCTACGCGAGGCTGCGAAGGCGTCGGTCGAGGCAATCAGTCAGTTCACCGACGAGCAGCTCGACGTCACAACTCAGAATGCTGCCGGCCAGACCAGGTCCGTAACGGATCTGCTGCATCACTTCACCGTTGAGCACACCCTGCAACATACAAGCGATATCGAGAGAGCGCTCATCGATGCGAAAGAACCGGCGGCGATTCACCAGACAAGCTCGACTTCAGGCACGCCTTCGCCGACACATCCAAATGGAAAGGGGAGAAAGGGTATGTTGCGTCTAGTCGTTACTGGGGAGACCGACGAGGGCAAGTCCGTCTTCGTAAGCGACAGGAAAGTTGATCCCGTAACCGTGGCAGCGATGCCGAACACGGAGTTCTACCGGCTCTGGGGAAGCGACGACAGTGTCCAGCTGCCGAGCTCCGGGAACGTTCCCTCGTTTCGAACATTGTTTCCTCCGGCTACGGGCTTTCGCTTCGCGGTGATGACGCTTGGACCGGACCAGACGACCATGCCGCCGGACTTCGATGCTGAGGCGGCGATGGCGGAGATGCAGGAGAAGCTCCCAGGCGCCGCGGAATGGATGGACTTCCAGCATCCGGGCATGCACCGAACGGATACGGTTGATGTCGTCGTGGTCTTGTCCGGGGAGATCTGGCTGGAGCTAGACAATGGGAAAGAAGCGCATCTCAAAGCAGGCGATTGCGTGGTTCAGAATGGGACCCGCCACGCCTGGCGGAATAAGTCGTCAGCACCATGCACTTTCGCCGGCACGTTGATAGGTGCTGAACGGCGGTCATAG
- a CDS encoding LuxR C-terminal-related transcriptional regulator produces the protein MVAGVVARALGSPDSAGADPTGWLVDYVVREPVLLVWDNCEHLADGCAALAASLLKASDTVQLLCTSRQPLKVPGEKAWVVPSLSFPSSDSAATTVQQYESVRLFVDRAAAVNPNFGLTDANASGIAGICSRLEGIPLAIELAAARANVLAPAQILTMLDDALALLKSDRGLVERQRTLESTLDWSYGLLADVDRVVFRRIGVFAGSFDIDAAVGVCCLAQISFIQLVDALENLIERSLLIADTSSATAKYRMLEPVRHYALKVLKDSGEEAELRRSHLEHYLALARSAEPHLMADPEQPVWLDRLDRQLPDMRAALAWAFTIEPEKGAGLATRLGWFWWFRAYLAEGTTWLRRALAASAEHPSLTAAAVRFEGHLALREGDNRRAAKLGLAALPMYRRLGDESGEAWSLFVLGAAARSLGHFARARVLIAASLRFNERVGNAVRANLVGELAVLSMLAADWKAAEQGFRTALALQRESDDRWSLALTLANWAELRIRQGECALAAPLVLESLEIMRPIDDTFTLVQLLEYAGMITIATGDPIVGLHLMGAAESKRKRLHLQQTEASRGLTESWIKRAERSIGPRAVRKALDKGYEAQFPGFLTMAEEMLATEPKVSGGLSRREWQVAQLIGEGMTNREIADRLFISPRTAEGHVLQILNKLGFQRRAQIATWVSREGISGGTGRKNA, from the coding sequence TTGGTCGCCGGCGTCGTCGCCCGCGCTCTAGGCTCGCCGGATTCTGCCGGGGCGGATCCAACCGGATGGCTGGTCGATTACGTAGTACGAGAGCCAGTCCTCCTCGTATGGGACAACTGCGAGCACCTGGCTGACGGCTGCGCCGCCCTGGCCGCCTCGCTGTTGAAGGCCAGCGACACAGTCCAGCTCCTTTGCACCAGCCGGCAACCGCTCAAGGTCCCCGGAGAGAAAGCTTGGGTAGTACCGTCTCTCTCTTTTCCGTCATCCGACTCTGCGGCTACGACCGTCCAGCAGTACGAATCGGTTCGTCTCTTCGTGGACCGGGCCGCAGCCGTGAACCCGAACTTCGGATTGACTGATGCAAACGCATCTGGCATAGCCGGGATCTGTAGCCGCCTCGAAGGCATTCCTCTTGCAATCGAGCTGGCCGCAGCCCGCGCTAACGTCTTAGCACCAGCCCAAATTCTGACGATGCTCGATGATGCCTTGGCCCTGCTGAAATCGGACAGAGGGCTGGTGGAAAGGCAGCGCACCCTTGAATCGACCCTGGATTGGAGCTATGGCCTGCTTGCTGACGTCGACCGGGTCGTGTTTCGCCGCATAGGAGTATTTGCGGGGAGCTTCGATATCGATGCCGCCGTTGGCGTATGCTGTCTCGCTCAAATCTCGTTCATTCAGCTGGTCGACGCGCTCGAGAACCTCATCGAGCGCTCGCTTCTGATCGCTGATACAAGCAGCGCGACGGCAAAGTATCGCATGCTCGAGCCCGTCAGGCACTACGCGCTCAAGGTATTGAAAGACAGCGGTGAAGAAGCCGAACTTCGACGCTCTCATCTTGAGCACTACCTGGCGCTGGCGCGCAGTGCCGAGCCGCATCTGATGGCAGACCCCGAGCAGCCTGTCTGGCTAGATCGCCTGGATCGTCAACTGCCCGACATGCGGGCTGCCCTCGCGTGGGCATTCACAATCGAGCCCGAAAAGGGAGCCGGGCTGGCGACCCGCCTCGGCTGGTTCTGGTGGTTCCGCGCCTATTTGGCGGAAGGCACTACGTGGCTTCGGCGAGCCCTCGCAGCCAGCGCGGAGCATCCGTCGTTAACGGCGGCAGCGGTACGCTTCGAGGGCCATCTCGCCCTCCGCGAAGGCGACAACCGTAGGGCTGCAAAGTTAGGTCTGGCGGCCCTACCGATGTACCGCCGGCTCGGGGATGAGAGCGGCGAGGCATGGAGTCTCTTTGTGCTGGGAGCAGCAGCACGCTCCTTGGGCCATTTCGCTAGGGCTCGCGTCCTGATCGCTGCAAGTCTGCGTTTCAACGAGCGAGTTGGGAATGCCGTCCGAGCGAACCTGGTTGGAGAGCTTGCTGTCCTTTCGATGTTGGCTGCTGATTGGAAAGCCGCAGAGCAAGGATTTCGGACAGCCCTCGCTCTGCAGCGCGAGAGTGATGATCGCTGGAGCTTAGCCCTAACGCTTGCAAACTGGGCAGAGCTCCGAATCCGGCAGGGTGAGTGCGCATTGGCGGCTCCGCTGGTCCTCGAGAGTCTCGAGATCATGCGGCCAATAGACGACACGTTCACACTCGTCCAGCTGCTGGAGTACGCGGGCATGATCACCATTGCGACAGGCGACCCCATCGTCGGCCTCCATCTGATGGGCGCGGCCGAATCTAAGCGTAAGCGGCTACATCTGCAGCAGACTGAGGCAAGCCGTGGCTTGACCGAGAGTTGGATCAAGCGAGCAGAAAGATCCATCGGCCCGCGTGCAGTCAGGAAGGCACTCGACAAAGGATATGAAGCTCAGTTCCCCGGCTTTCTGACGATGGCCGAGGAGATGCTGGCGACAGAGCCTAAGGTCTCTGGCGGCCTCAGTCGGCGTGAGTGGCAAGTCGCCCAGCTCATTGGGGAGGGCATGACCAACCGTGAGATCGCGGATCGGCTGTTCATCTCCCCCCGAACGGCGGAAGGTCACGTGCTGCAAATTCTTAACAAGCTTGGCTTTCAACGCCGAGCGCAGATCGCAACCTGGGTCTCGAGGGAGGGCATCTCCGGCGGAACAGGTAGGAAAAACGCGTAG
- the trxA gene encoding thioredoxin → MTTKNIVQVTDQNFETTVGASAQLVLVDFWATWCAPCKMLKPLVEELAVEYEGRVVIAELDVDANPITASKFQVLSIPSLILFRGGKPAERIVGYKPKAYLKQKIDAVL, encoded by the coding sequence ATGACGACCAAGAATATCGTCCAGGTCACCGATCAGAACTTCGAAACCACCGTCGGCGCCTCGGCACAGCTTGTCCTCGTGGACTTCTGGGCGACGTGGTGCGCGCCCTGCAAGATGCTGAAACCGCTGGTTGAAGAGCTGGCCGTCGAGTACGAGGGTCGCGTCGTGATCGCCGAGCTGGACGTGGATGCGAACCCCATCACCGCCTCGAAGTTCCAGGTCCTCAGCATCCCTTCGCTGATTCTGTTCCGGGGCGGCAAACCCGCGGAACGGATCGTAGGCTACAAACCCAAGGCCTACCTCAAACAGAAGATCGACGCCGTCCTATAA
- a CDS encoding FmdB family zinc ribbon protein, whose protein sequence is MPVYGYRCTNGHHFEVQQRITETPLTVCPQCGAPVTRVFYPVGIIFKGGGFYKTDSRGASSDGSVTPAEAPKTDTKTESDTKAKTTPDAGGSKPAPPPPAKTDQKPSSEEGAA, encoded by the coding sequence ATGCCCGTCTATGGATACCGCTGCACCAATGGTCACCACTTCGAGGTCCAGCAGCGCATCACTGAAACGCCCCTTACCGTATGCCCGCAGTGCGGCGCGCCGGTGACCCGCGTCTTCTATCCCGTTGGCATCATCTTCAAGGGCGGCGGCTTTTACAAGACCGATTCACGAGGCGCGAGCAGCGACGGCAGCGTAACCCCGGCGGAGGCGCCCAAGACCGACACCAAGACCGAGTCCGACACGAAGGCAAAAACCACACCGGATGCCGGAGGATCGAAGCCGGCGCCACCACCGCCTGCTAAAACCGACCAGAAACCGAGCAGCGAAGAAGGAGCCGCATGA
- a CDS encoding ribbon-helix-helix domain-containing protein, protein MGAKRIVIYMPDPLVDALNRVTAASPQSRSELICAAVQRFLAEGPGGAAVESASPDEAFFDRVAEMMQSGLLQPGDFTDPAVEEPRPKSKLWIN, encoded by the coding sequence ATGGGCGCCAAGCGCATCGTGATCTACATGCCGGACCCCCTGGTCGATGCGCTCAATCGGGTCACGGCCGCCTCCCCGCAGAGTCGCAGCGAGCTGATCTGCGCCGCCGTTCAGCGGTTCCTGGCCGAAGGGCCGGGCGGGGCAGCAGTCGAGTCCGCCAGCCCCGACGAGGCCTTTTTCGACCGGGTGGCGGAGATGATGCAAAGCGGCCTGCTGCAGCCGGGAGATTTTACCGATCCGGCGGTCGAGGAACCAAGGCCCAAAAGCAAGCTCTGGATCAACTGA
- a CDS encoding DUF1015 domain-containing protein, whose translation MATVRPFQGILYDPKRVDLSQVVAPPYDVISPADQRRYYRQDPHNVVRLIAGEVHPSDTTEDNKYTRAAGFFQQWLADGILRREARPGLYVYSHQFVDPINGQERVRRGLLGVVELEPFGSGVLPHEQTHARAKADRLSLTRAVVANLSPVFALYEDPASAVGPLIAPAMAEPPRLSITGEDGDHHTVWSISGTERFHDLAEVFRTSRLYIADGHHRYETALNFRNKQRQDHPDAPPDAAFNFVLMLLVDVADPGLTILPTHRLLHDFERFDPALVSRLGSRHRVTPLPDRAALLAAMQEPTAGHRIGVALAQIPATYFTVDIARAAADDPVSRLDVSVLHQAILQRELGLQPAELESERYLSYSRDVGAVLDRVETGAGQAAFLLRPPAVSDVVEVARAGQVMPQKSTYFFPKPASGIVFNPLAVGIRIGPV comes from the coding sequence GTGGCGACCGTTCGGCCGTTCCAGGGGATTCTCTATGACCCAAAGCGGGTCGATCTTTCCCAGGTGGTGGCGCCGCCGTATGACGTCATCAGCCCTGCCGACCAGCGGCGCTACTACCGGCAGGATCCGCACAACGTCGTGCGCCTGATCGCGGGCGAGGTGCATCCGAGCGACACCACGGAGGACAACAAGTACACCCGCGCCGCCGGCTTCTTCCAGCAATGGTTGGCGGACGGCATCCTGCGCCGCGAGGCGAGGCCTGGTCTTTACGTCTACAGTCACCAATTCGTCGACCCGATCAACGGCCAGGAACGCGTCCGGCGAGGCCTCCTGGGGGTCGTCGAGCTCGAACCATTTGGCAGCGGCGTTCTGCCCCACGAGCAAACGCATGCGCGCGCCAAGGCGGACCGGCTGTCGCTGACGCGCGCAGTCGTGGCCAACCTGAGTCCGGTCTTCGCGCTTTACGAGGATCCAGCGTCGGCGGTAGGCCCGCTCATCGCCCCTGCGATGGCCGAACCACCTCGCCTATCGATCACGGGCGAAGACGGCGATCACCATACCGTCTGGTCGATCAGCGGCACGGAGCGGTTCCACGACCTTGCCGAGGTCTTCCGCACCTCCCGGCTCTACATTGCCGACGGCCATCATCGCTATGAGACGGCGCTGAACTTTCGGAACAAGCAGCGGCAGGATCATCCGGACGCGCCGCCCGATGCCGCCTTCAACTTCGTGCTGATGCTGCTCGTCGATGTGGCGGACCCGGGCCTGACGATCCTACCCACCCATCGGCTATTGCATGACTTCGAGCGGTTCGACCCGGCCCTCGTCAGCAGGCTCGGCAGCCGACATCGCGTGACCCCGCTCCCCGACCGTGCGGCCCTGCTGGCGGCGATGCAAGAGCCTACGGCAGGCCACCGGATCGGCGTCGCCCTCGCCCAAATTCCAGCCACCTACTTCACCGTCGACATCGCACGCGCCGCCGCCGACGATCCGGTCTCCCGGCTCGACGTTTCCGTCCTGCACCAGGCAATCCTGCAGCGGGAACTCGGGCTGCAGCCGGCCGAGTTGGAGTCGGAGCGCTATCTGAGCTATTCACGAGATGTCGGCGCGGTCCTCGATCGGGTCGAGACGGGAGCCGGCCAGGCGGCCTTCCTGCTTCGGCCCCCCGCTGTTTCCGACGTGGTCGAGGTCGCTCGAGCGGGCCAGGTGATGCCCCAGAAATCGACCTACTTTTTCCCCAAGCCGGCCTCCGGAATCGTCTTCAACCCGCTCGCGGTGGGCATCCGGATCGGCCCGGTCTGA
- the serA gene encoding phosphoglycerate dehydrogenase gives MPRVLVADPIAEAGIARLREHAEVDVRLKQSPASLLARIPDYDALIVRSETRVDANVIQAGTRLKVIGRAGAGVDNIDVDAATRAGVLVVNAPSGNTIAATEHTMAMMLALARHIPQADQAVKAGRWERSRFLGFELRDKVLGVVGLGSIGREVAHRAQAFGMRVIATDPVLSEERASQLNVKLMSFDQLMSEADLVTLHVPLTRETHHLVDARALALAKPGLRLINVARGGIVDESALRDALRDGQVAGAAIDVFEQEPPGENPLISMTQVVTTPHLGASTEEAQISVALEITEQVIAVLDGGLPRFSLNAPVALPEAMAFLRPFIPVAEGIGRFYAQVGRQPASRIHVDYAGEIASYDCSVLTAALLTAFLSRFSAERVNPVNARTVAAAHGITVVEQRGARASEFANLISLQAVGEHGTTRVGGTLLLNEPHIVTFDDFRIDLVPHGTFLMSWHADRPGIVGAIGTFLGEKNINIASMQVGRDRPRGDAVMILSVDDPVPESILADIRRIPGMADVLSVSL, from the coding sequence GTGCCGCGCGTCCTGGTCGCCGACCCGATCGCGGAGGCGGGGATCGCTCGGCTGCGCGAGCACGCCGAGGTTGACGTACGGCTAAAGCAGAGCCCGGCCTCTCTCCTCGCTCGGATTCCGGATTACGACGCGCTCATCGTGCGCAGTGAGACGAGGGTCGATGCCAACGTGATTCAAGCCGGCACCCGCCTCAAAGTCATCGGCCGCGCCGGCGCGGGCGTGGACAACATCGATGTCGACGCCGCCACCCGGGCCGGCGTGCTGGTCGTGAACGCCCCCTCCGGAAACACGATCGCCGCGACCGAGCACACGATGGCGATGATGCTGGCCCTTGCGCGCCACATTCCGCAGGCCGACCAGGCGGTCAAGGCGGGGCGCTGGGAACGCTCGCGTTTCCTAGGGTTCGAACTTCGCGACAAGGTCCTCGGCGTCGTCGGCCTGGGCAGCATCGGACGGGAAGTCGCTCACCGGGCCCAGGCGTTCGGAATGCGGGTGATCGCGACCGATCCGGTGCTCTCCGAGGAGCGGGCCTCCCAGCTCAACGTCAAGTTGATGTCCTTCGACCAGTTGATGTCCGAGGCGGATCTCGTCACGTTGCACGTGCCGCTGACGCGCGAGACGCATCACCTGGTTGATGCTCGCGCGCTCGCTCTTGCCAAGCCGGGTCTTCGCCTGATCAACGTCGCCCGAGGCGGCATCGTCGACGAGTCGGCCCTCCGTGACGCGCTGCGGGACGGGCAGGTTGCGGGCGCCGCCATCGATGTCTTCGAACAGGAACCCCCGGGCGAGAATCCGCTGATCTCGATGACGCAAGTGGTCACGACGCCGCATCTCGGGGCCTCGACCGAGGAAGCGCAGATCAGCGTCGCCCTCGAGATCACCGAGCAAGTGATCGCCGTGCTCGACGGCGGCCTGCCGCGCTTCTCCCTCAATGCACCGGTCGCACTCCCCGAAGCAATGGCCTTCCTGCGTCCGTTCATCCCGGTTGCCGAGGGCATTGGTCGCTTCTACGCGCAGGTCGGCCGGCAGCCCGCCTCACGGATCCATGTCGACTACGCCGGCGAGATTGCGAGCTACGACTGCTCGGTACTCACGGCCGCACTACTGACCGCGTTTCTGAGCCGGTTCAGCGCCGAACGCGTGAACCCCGTCAATGCGCGGACGGTCGCGGCCGCGCACGGCATCACGGTGGTCGAACAGCGTGGCGCCCGCGCGAGTGAATTCGCCAATCTCATCAGTCTGCAAGCGGTTGGCGAGCACGGCACGACGCGGGTCGGTGGCACCCTGCTGCTGAACGAGCCGCACATCGTCACCTTCGACGACTTCCGGATCGATCTGGTACCGCACGGGACCTTCTTGATGAGCTGGCACGCCGATCGGCCGGGCATCGTCGGCGCCATCGGTACCTTCCTGGGGGAGAAGAACATCAACATCGCCAGCATGCAAGTGGGCCGCGACCGTCCGCGTGGCGACGCGGTGATGATCCTCTCGGTCGATGATCCGGTCCCGGAATCGATCCTGGCGGACATCCGCCGGATTCCCGGGATGGCTGACGTGCTCTCCGTTAGCCTTTAA